A region of Myxococcus stipitatus DSM 14675 DNA encodes the following proteins:
- a CDS encoding polysaccharide deacetylase family protein, whose translation MRESSKKLRGIAALSLILLSLSASAAQPFEQGMVTITLDDGWATQYTKARPQLNSRGIRATYALITQALAQGWGGYMSLSQVQTLVAEGNGIASHSLTHPDLTTLTGPQLVAELSDSRVWLQTQLNLPAVPDFVIPYGRYDAQVLTNIRQHYGSSRTVNPGRNFRDTIVYELRGNDVARTVPVNTVRGWIDRAVEEKSWLILVFHEFLDGTPTRDTQYRTQDFAAILNHIQLRGLRTVTLSQGLALTDGRTEPEPASALAIYTDALESGFADWSWAEHSLEETGIVHQGSASIRFTPDTWSGLLLHHPGVDLSSYQAIELWVHGGTTGGQLVRAVLHDGTDMLGTVSLEEALGGPLVAGEWRKVTLSLDAMGATSGTLRDLYFQDDSGTTQADLYLDDITLIPR comes from the coding sequence ATGAGGGAGTCGTCCAAGAAGCTGAGAGGAATTGCCGCGTTATCATTGATACTGCTGTCCCTGTCCGCGTCCGCGGCGCAGCCGTTCGAACAGGGCATGGTCACCATCACCCTGGATGACGGCTGGGCCACCCAGTACACGAAGGCGCGTCCCCAGCTCAACTCGAGAGGGATTCGCGCGACCTACGCGCTCATCACCCAGGCCCTGGCGCAGGGCTGGGGTGGCTACATGAGCCTGTCCCAAGTCCAGACATTGGTCGCGGAGGGGAATGGCATCGCCAGCCATTCGCTCACCCATCCCGACCTGACCACGCTCACCGGCCCCCAGCTCGTCGCCGAGCTGAGTGACTCACGGGTGTGGCTGCAGACCCAGCTGAACCTGCCCGCGGTGCCCGACTTCGTCATCCCCTACGGGCGCTACGACGCCCAGGTGCTCACGAACATCCGCCAGCACTACGGCAGCAGCCGCACCGTGAATCCCGGGCGCAACTTCCGCGACACCATCGTCTATGAGCTGCGAGGCAATGACGTGGCTCGCACCGTCCCCGTCAACACGGTGAGGGGTTGGATTGACCGGGCCGTGGAGGAGAAGAGCTGGCTCATCCTCGTCTTCCACGAGTTCTTGGACGGCACCCCCACGCGCGACACGCAGTACCGCACGCAAGACTTCGCGGCCATCCTGAATCACATCCAACTGCGCGGCCTGCGCACGGTGACGCTGTCACAAGGGCTCGCACTGACAGACGGACGCACCGAGCCGGAGCCCGCCTCCGCGCTCGCCATCTACACGGACGCGCTGGAGAGCGGCTTCGCGGATTGGAGCTGGGCGGAGCACTCGCTCGAGGAGACGGGCATCGTCCACCAGGGCTCCGCGTCCATCCGCTTCACGCCCGACACCTGGTCGGGTCTGCTCCTGCATCACCCCGGCGTGGACCTGTCTTCGTATCAGGCCATCGAGCTGTGGGTTCATGGGGGAACCACCGGCGGGCAGCTCGTGCGCGCCGTCCTTCATGACGGCACGGACATGCTGGGGACCGTCTCGCTGGAGGAGGCGCTGGGCGGGCCGCTGGTCGCGGGCGAGTGGCGGAAGGTGACGCTCTCCCTCGACGCCATGGGCGCGACGTCCGGCACCCTGCGCGACCTCTACTTCCAGGATGACTCGGGGACGACGCAGGCGGACCTGTATCTGGATGACATCACGCTCATCCCCCGATGA
- a CDS encoding CARDB domain-containing protein — translation MMRREWMAPATGWWVLGLLAAGSVGCSGGEAPSGEPAPGTASSALIQGPDLVITGMEVPPSLRMGPYSTPATASVKVCNQGLDPSPSTRAQLYVSMDVTLTPMFPGPVTDQAPLGFVDVPPLAPGQCATRSNTLSAALPPDAQGMVGGYYVGAIIDEQASVAESREDNNTFVKGLVGIGDGVDLVVTAIGIPESLRANGPGTSSVPATVTVCNQGTLSTQSTSVNLYASMDDVLMPTGPGPGPGYPPATDQAFLGSVPLSWLDPGQCRTLTTSIWPMLPPDAQGMSGAYYVGAIIDEQGSVPELREDNNIFVKGLVGMGQRPDLIITELKVAESLRTNGPGSAPVTVKVCNQGTDPSPMARARLYVSMDKVLTPMPPGPGPQVTDQVLVADIPVSNLAAGQCRVFTDSLWPMLPPDAQGMNGAYYVGAIVDEQDWVAELREDNNTFVTGPVGMGQGPDLVVTDLVMPESFRANSGASQTPASVSVCNRGTEPAPMSRVQLYVSMDAELTPMMPGPGYPPMDQAPLGMVDMPNLAPGQCATRSTNVWPMLPPDATTPNGAYYVGAIIDEQGSVMELREDNNIFVKGLVGIGLGPDLVVTAMVAPASLAMNGPGAAQTPATVTVCNQGTEPSASANVSLYVSMDAVLTPMGPGPFFPATDQSFLQSFPAPGLQPKQCKTLSTSFWPVIPADAQGVEGAYYLAAIVDEQRAVPELREDNNIFVKGLVGIGQKPDLIITEVKVAESLRTSGPGGSSSVTVKVCNQGFQPSSPTQVGLYVSMDKELTPMSPYPGYMASDQAFIRDIAVSGLVPGYCKSFTEPFWGVLPPDAQGRSGSYYVGAIVDEQRSVLELREDNNTFVTGPIGVGQGPDLVITSLVMPNSFKLSGPPAQSAKVTVCNRGTEFSPQSRVHLFVSTEAVLAPQQPAQPYPPTSQSPLGFVDAPGLAPGQCSTRSTSFWPGLPPDAQGMQGGYYVGAIIDGESVVQELREDNNTFMLGKVAVGDGPDLVVNGMSIPASAQPGQPFSLTVRACNLGTMPSPPTQARLYISLDAELTPMSSGPGPAALDQTPIGQLSVPSLGTGQCLTISGSAPATLPPDGQAGGVYYVGVVMDEPSSVVELREDNNAYAQKTMSIGVRPDLVIKEVLSPASALPNQSIPLGVRVCNQGTQSSPSTQARFYLSVDDELSFALPPGSPMPDQAFLAQVSVPSLQVGACLLLSTSGPVTLPPDAQGDGRYFLGAIIDESLAVNELREDNNTFAKTVLGVGAKPDLVITEMSGPTTIRKGGFITTTIKVCNQGTQLSSGSAVRLSISMDQELAPEGPPPGPDQLMLAEVSVDALVPGACTTRGWSLPAQLPPDAMDPVGDYFVAVSVDPYQQVGELREDNNIRFTGLTVTP, via the coding sequence ATGATGCGTCGAGAGTGGATGGCACCCGCCACGGGCTGGTGGGTGCTGGGATTGTTGGCCGCGGGGAGTGTCGGCTGTTCGGGAGGAGAGGCACCCTCGGGTGAGCCGGCTCCGGGAACGGCCTCGAGTGCGTTGATTCAGGGGCCTGACCTGGTCATCACCGGGATGGAGGTTCCGCCGAGCCTTCGCATGGGACCCTACTCAACGCCTGCGACGGCGTCGGTGAAGGTCTGCAACCAGGGCCTGGACCCCAGCCCGTCGACGCGTGCGCAGCTCTACGTGTCGATGGACGTGACGTTGACGCCGATGTTTCCCGGGCCGGTGACGGACCAGGCTCCGCTGGGCTTCGTCGACGTGCCCCCGCTGGCGCCGGGGCAGTGCGCGACCCGGTCCAACACCCTCTCCGCCGCGCTCCCTCCGGACGCACAGGGCATGGTGGGCGGGTACTACGTGGGCGCCATCATCGACGAGCAGGCGTCGGTGGCGGAGTCGCGCGAGGACAACAACACGTTCGTGAAGGGCCTGGTGGGGATTGGGGATGGCGTGGACCTGGTCGTCACGGCCATCGGGATTCCGGAGAGCCTTCGCGCGAATGGGCCGGGGACGTCCTCGGTGCCCGCGACGGTGACGGTGTGCAACCAGGGCACGCTGTCGACGCAGTCCACCTCCGTGAATCTCTATGCGTCGATGGACGACGTGCTGATGCCGACCGGGCCGGGTCCGGGTCCTGGGTATCCGCCGGCGACGGACCAGGCCTTCCTGGGCTCGGTGCCCCTGTCGTGGCTGGACCCCGGGCAGTGCAGGACGCTCACCACGTCCATCTGGCCCATGCTGCCTCCGGACGCGCAGGGGATGAGCGGCGCGTACTACGTGGGCGCCATCATCGATGAGCAGGGCTCGGTGCCGGAGCTGCGCGAGGACAACAACATCTTCGTGAAGGGCCTGGTGGGAATGGGCCAGCGGCCCGACCTCATCATCACGGAGCTGAAGGTGGCGGAGAGCCTGCGGACGAACGGCCCGGGCTCCGCGCCGGTGACCGTGAAGGTGTGCAACCAGGGCACGGACCCGAGCCCCATGGCGCGGGCGCGCCTGTACGTGTCAATGGACAAGGTGCTCACGCCGATGCCTCCAGGCCCCGGTCCCCAGGTCACGGACCAGGTGCTCGTAGCGGACATCCCCGTCTCGAACCTCGCCGCGGGACAGTGCAGGGTGTTCACGGACTCCCTCTGGCCCATGCTCCCTCCGGATGCGCAGGGGATGAACGGCGCGTACTACGTGGGCGCCATCGTCGACGAGCAGGACTGGGTGGCCGAGCTGCGTGAGGACAACAACACCTTCGTGACGGGGCCAGTGGGGATGGGGCAGGGGCCGGACCTGGTGGTGACGGACCTCGTCATGCCGGAGAGCTTCCGCGCCAACTCGGGGGCTTCGCAGACGCCGGCGTCGGTGTCGGTGTGCAACCGGGGCACGGAGCCCGCCCCCATGTCTCGCGTGCAGTTGTACGTGTCGATGGACGCGGAGTTGACGCCCATGATGCCCGGCCCCGGCTATCCGCCGATGGACCAGGCTCCCCTGGGGATGGTCGATATGCCCAACCTGGCTCCAGGACAGTGCGCGACCCGGAGCACGAACGTCTGGCCCATGCTCCCACCGGATGCGACGACGCCGAATGGCGCGTACTACGTGGGCGCCATCATCGATGAGCAGGGCTCGGTGATGGAGCTGCGTGAGGACAACAACATCTTCGTGAAGGGGCTGGTGGGCATCGGGCTGGGGCCCGACCTGGTCGTCACGGCGATGGTGGCTCCCGCGAGCCTGGCCATGAACGGGCCCGGGGCTGCCCAGACGCCCGCGACGGTGACGGTGTGCAATCAAGGCACGGAGCCGAGCGCCTCGGCCAACGTGAGCCTGTATGTGTCGATGGACGCCGTGCTGACGCCGATGGGCCCGGGGCCGTTCTTCCCGGCGACGGACCAGAGCTTCCTGCAGTCGTTCCCCGCTCCGGGGCTCCAGCCGAAGCAGTGCAAGACGCTCTCGACGAGCTTCTGGCCCGTGATTCCGGCGGACGCGCAAGGCGTGGAGGGGGCGTACTACCTGGCGGCCATCGTCGATGAGCAGAGGGCCGTGCCGGAGCTGCGCGAGGACAACAACATCTTCGTGAAGGGCCTGGTGGGCATTGGCCAGAAGCCAGACCTCATCATCACGGAGGTGAAGGTCGCGGAGAGCCTTCGGACGAGCGGCCCGGGTGGCTCCTCCAGCGTGACGGTGAAGGTATGCAACCAGGGCTTCCAGCCGAGCAGCCCGACGCAGGTGGGGTTGTACGTGTCGATGGACAAGGAGTTGACGCCGATGTCGCCGTATCCGGGCTACATGGCGTCGGACCAGGCCTTCATCCGGGACATCGCCGTGTCGGGCCTCGTGCCGGGGTACTGCAAGTCGTTCACGGAGCCCTTCTGGGGCGTGCTGCCTCCAGACGCGCAGGGGCGGAGTGGCTCGTACTACGTGGGGGCCATCGTCGATGAGCAGCGCTCCGTGCTGGAGTTGCGCGAGGACAACAACACCTTCGTGACGGGGCCTATCGGCGTGGGCCAGGGGCCGGATCTGGTCATCACGAGCCTCGTCATGCCGAACAGCTTCAAGCTGAGCGGTCCGCCCGCGCAGTCGGCGAAGGTGACGGTGTGCAACCGGGGCACGGAGTTCTCTCCGCAGTCGCGCGTGCACCTGTTCGTGTCGACGGAGGCCGTGTTGGCGCCGCAGCAGCCAGCGCAGCCCTATCCTCCGACGAGCCAGTCGCCTCTCGGATTCGTGGATGCTCCCGGCCTGGCCCCGGGGCAGTGCTCGACGCGGTCCACGTCCTTCTGGCCCGGGCTCCCGCCGGACGCGCAGGGGATGCAGGGTGGGTACTACGTCGGCGCCATCATCGATGGTGAGTCCGTGGTGCAGGAGCTGCGCGAGGACAACAACACCTTCATGCTGGGGAAGGTGGCCGTGGGTGATGGCCCGGACCTGGTCGTCAACGGGATGAGCATCCCCGCGAGCGCGCAGCCGGGACAGCCGTTCTCGCTCACCGTGAGGGCGTGCAACCTGGGGACGATGCCGAGTCCTCCGACGCAAGCCCGGCTCTACATCTCCCTGGATGCCGAGCTGACGCCGATGTCGTCCGGGCCTGGGCCCGCGGCGCTGGACCAGACTCCGATTGGACAGCTCTCGGTGCCGTCGCTGGGCACGGGGCAGTGTCTGACGATTTCGGGGTCGGCTCCCGCCACGCTGCCGCCGGACGGGCAGGCCGGTGGTGTGTATTACGTCGGGGTTGTGATGGATGAGCCGTCCTCGGTGGTCGAGCTGCGCGAGGACAACAACGCCTACGCACAGAAGACGATGAGCATCGGCGTCAGGCCGGACCTGGTCATCAAGGAGGTGCTCTCGCCCGCGAGCGCGCTGCCGAACCAGTCCATCCCGCTGGGGGTCCGTGTGTGCAACCAAGGCACGCAGTCCAGCCCGTCGACCCAGGCCCGCTTCTATCTGTCGGTGGATGACGAGCTGTCGTTCGCGCTGCCTCCCGGGTCCCCGATGCCCGACCAGGCCTTCCTGGCGCAGGTGTCCGTCCCGTCGCTCCAGGTGGGGGCGTGCCTCCTGCTCTCGACGTCGGGGCCCGTGACGCTTCCCCCGGATGCCCAGGGGGATGGGCGTTACTTCCTGGGAGCCATCATCGACGAGTCCCTGGCGGTGAACGAGCTGCGCGAGGACAACAACACCTTCGCGAAGACGGTCCTCGGGGTGGGGGCGAAGCCGGACCTGGTCATCACGGAGATGTCGGGCCCCACCACCATCCGCAAGGGAGGCTTCATCACCACCACCATCAAGGTGTGCAATCAGGGCACGCAGCTGAGCAGCGGGAGCGCCGTGCGGCTCTCTATCTCCATGGACCAGGAGCTCGCCCCGGAAGGGCCGCCGCCGGGTCCGGACCAGCTCATGTTGGCCGAGGTGTCCGTCGACGCCCTGGTGCCGGGAGCCTGCACCACTCGAGGGTGGAGCCTTCCGGCCCAGTTGCCGCCGGATGCGATGGACCCGGTGGGGGACTACTTCGTGGCCGTCTCCGTGGACCCCTACCAGCAGGTCGGGGAGCTGCGCGAGGACAACAACATCCGCTTCACCGGGCTCACCGTGACGCCGTAG